The Rahnella aquatilis CIP 78.65 = ATCC 33071 genomic sequence TCATCAGCGATATGCCGGTGTATTCACTCAAACCGGCACTGCCGCTGAGCAATGACAAACAAAAGATTGTGCGTGAGATTTTGCAACAGGCGGGTGTCAGTGCCGTCTGCTAACCCCCCGCCCAGCATCCCCCTTCGCAGGGGGATGAGCAAAACCCGATACAGTCGCCTCAATCTAAATCGAAATCATTACTATTCCGCTTTAATATTCGTTACTCTATTCCCATGATTTACCAAGCCGAATGACTTTTATAACGTAATGATGCAAACACTCCTCGACAGTTTCCGCGAAACGCCGGTCAGCTGGGTTGCAGAAACTTTCAAACCGATGTCACCGCGGGTGACTAATGCGGTGCCCATGTCGCGACTGACCACTGCTGAAGGTTGCGCCAGCGTGCTCAAACGTTATCTGGACGCCAATGCCGCCGATGCCGCGCAGTGCGATAAACGCCGGGCACGGATCTCGATGTGGTCGCAATGGTATTTTGCCACCCTGCTGCCGAGCTGGGTAATTGTCTCGCTGCGTCACGGCTGGCAACTGCCGATCGCCGCTGAAAATGTCTATCTGTGCATGCAGGAAGAAGGCTTACCGGCGCAGATTTATCTCGACGGCGAAGGCGAAGCGCTGACATCCGCTGAACCGATGGCGCGTTTTGATGTGATGATCGAACAGCAATTGCGCCCGGTTTGCGAAGCACTGGCGGAATTCTCCGGCCTGAAGCCGG encodes the following:
- the fhuF gene encoding siderophore-iron reductase FhuF is translated as MMQTLLDSFRETPVSWVAETFKPMSPRVTNAVPMSRLTTAEGCASVLKRYLDANAADAAQCDKRRARISMWSQWYFATLLPSWVIVSLRHGWQLPIAAENVYLCMQEEGLPAQIYLDGEGEALTSAEPMARFDVMIEQQLRPVCEALAEFSGLKPGIYWSNAAIRVGWGVKQAELVNADITDGMRLMESRELRYGGKNPLFQPLRAEDPSDPDSPQYRKQCCLRYDLEDHAMCPSCPLLLAERKSGKRRKTVAG